A single region of the Pseudorhodoplanes sp. genome encodes:
- the glyA gene encoding serine hydroxymethyltransferase: METSVAPRAIQTIASAGVSAVGLTSADAAVALAIANEKVRQRESIELIASENFVSQAVLDVQGSVLTNKYAEGYPNRRYYGGCTNVDVVEDLALARVNQLFGSTHANVQPHSGSQANQAVFLALLTPGDTILGLDLKAGGHLTHGAPVNMSGRWFNAVSYGVDAETHLIDMDQVAQLARQHRPKLLIAGGSAYPRIIDFARFRGVADEVGAILLVDMAHFAGLVAGGVYPSPVPFADVVTSTTHKTLRGPRGGFVLTNDAGIAKKINSATFPGLQGGPLMHVIAAKAVAFGEALQPSFKTYTRAVVENCRVLAQALSDGGLKITSGGTDCHLAVIDLRPFGVTGNIAEKALESVGITVNKNAIPNDPEKPMVTSGIRVGSAAGTSRGFGMDEYREVAALILATLHAVCDGTLDAERQSINARVRQLVARFPLPY, translated from the coding sequence ATGGAAACATCGGTCGCGCCGCGCGCAATTCAGACAATAGCGAGCGCAGGCGTGAGCGCTGTCGGCCTAACCTCCGCCGATGCTGCGGTTGCCCTCGCGATCGCAAACGAGAAAGTCAGGCAGCGCGAGTCCATCGAATTGATCGCATCGGAGAATTTCGTGAGCCAGGCGGTACTCGACGTGCAGGGTTCTGTGCTCACCAACAAATATGCCGAAGGTTATCCGAATCGCCGCTACTATGGCGGCTGCACGAATGTGGATGTCGTTGAGGATTTGGCGCTCGCGCGCGTGAACCAACTCTTTGGCAGCACTCATGCCAATGTCCAGCCCCATTCAGGCAGTCAGGCCAATCAGGCAGTCTTCCTCGCGTTGCTCACTCCCGGCGACACAATCCTCGGTCTAGACCTGAAGGCTGGGGGGCACCTCACGCACGGCGCGCCGGTCAATATGTCCGGCCGCTGGTTCAACGCCGTGAGCTACGGTGTCGACGCGGAGACACATCTCATCGACATGGATCAGGTGGCGCAACTCGCGCGCCAGCATCGGCCCAAACTCCTAATCGCCGGCGGCTCGGCCTATCCGCGCATCATAGACTTTGCGCGCTTCCGCGGGGTTGCCGACGAGGTGGGCGCAATCCTGCTCGTCGACATGGCGCATTTCGCGGGGCTCGTCGCCGGCGGCGTCTATCCGTCGCCCGTGCCCTTCGCCGATGTCGTTACATCGACCACGCACAAGACCTTGCGCGGACCGCGCGGCGGGTTTGTCCTGACCAATGACGCCGGGATCGCGAAGAAGATTAATTCCGCGACATTCCCCGGCCTTCAGGGCGGCCCGCTCATGCACGTCATCGCCGCGAAGGCCGTCGCGTTCGGTGAGGCGCTGCAACCGTCCTTCAAAACCTACACGCGCGCAGTCGTCGAGAATTGTCGGGTGCTCGCGCAGGCTCTTTCCGACGGCGGACTAAAAATAACGTCTGGCGGCACGGATTGCCATCTGGCCGTCATCGATCTGCGCCCCTTCGGCGTGACCGGCAATATCGCCGAAAAGGCACTTGAATCGGTTGGCATCACTGTCAATAAGAACGCGATCCCGAACGACCCGGAGAAACCTATGGTGACGTCGGGCATCCGTGTCGGCTCTGCGGCCGGAACGTCGCGCGGCTTCGGAATGGACGAGTATCGCGAGGTCGCTGCCCTCATTCTCGCAACCCTCCATGCTGTCTGTGACGGAACGCTCGATGCAGAACGGCAATCGATCAACGCTCGCGTACGCCAGCTCGTGGCGCGTTTTCCGCTGCCCTATTGA
- a CDS encoding PLP-dependent aminotransferase family protein: MFKHSQLESVKAWLAHPAHAAMPLHARIQRAIRQLILDGALGPGKPLPASRMLAKSLSVSRDTIEAAYAQLHAEGFIDRRIGSGSFVAEMTEFTPGRRLSQRDTLLRKQAPNLSKRGNAMFRGGGVREMLSPRPFAHGVPDTRSFPLQLWERLGRQVLKETGTQALLHGDPQGTVPLRRAIADYVNLERGARATADRVLILTSSQQAMILCANMLLDPGDRIFIEDPAYYGARKAFDAAGLECVPIRVDRQGIMVEQIMAEPRKARAIFLTPSHQFPTGATLALDRRLALIEWAVRHQAWIIEDDYDSEFHYAGKPTACVQGLDPHERTIYIGTFTKSLFPGLRIGYVVLPSQLVKPMTVARTLLDGHTASIAQLTLARFMEGGHFGAHVRTMRGVYAGRLDLLVSLVGKHLADFVEPRVPIGGLQMPCVLTCDLPERAAIDAARRAGIELLGLSALHVTGDGKAGFLMGFAAYTPAEIQIAVRKLANAFRDAMQS, translated from the coding sequence GATACAGCGGGCCATCCGGCAACTGATCCTCGACGGTGCGCTTGGCCCAGGAAAGCCGCTGCCGGCCTCGCGCATGCTCGCCAAATCGCTCAGCGTCTCCCGCGACACGATCGAGGCAGCCTATGCACAGCTCCATGCCGAAGGCTTCATTGATCGGCGCATTGGGAGCGGCAGTTTCGTTGCGGAGATGACGGAGTTCACGCCCGGTCGCCGGCTCTCACAGCGCGATACGCTTTTGCGCAAGCAGGCCCCCAACCTCAGCAAGCGCGGGAACGCCATGTTCCGCGGCGGCGGCGTACGCGAGATGTTGTCGCCCCGGCCGTTCGCGCATGGCGTGCCGGACACGCGCAGCTTCCCACTTCAGCTCTGGGAACGTCTGGGACGGCAGGTGCTGAAGGAAACCGGAACGCAGGCCCTGCTTCACGGTGATCCGCAAGGCACCGTGCCGCTAAGGCGAGCGATCGCCGACTATGTGAATCTTGAGCGCGGCGCGCGCGCCACCGCCGATCGTGTACTGATCCTCACAAGCTCGCAGCAGGCGATGATCTTGTGCGCAAACATGCTACTCGATCCTGGCGATCGCATCTTCATCGAAGACCCGGCCTATTACGGCGCGCGCAAGGCGTTCGACGCGGCGGGGCTCGAATGCGTTCCGATCCGTGTCGACCGCCAGGGTATCATGGTTGAGCAGATCATGGCCGAACCACGCAAGGCCAGGGCCATTTTCCTGACGCCCTCCCACCAGTTCCCGACCGGTGCAACGTTGGCGCTCGATCGCCGCCTCGCCCTGATCGAATGGGCGGTCCGGCATCAGGCGTGGATCATCGAAGACGATTACGACAGTGAGTTCCACTACGCTGGAAAGCCGACTGCCTGCGTGCAAGGGCTCGATCCGCATGAGCGGACGATCTACATCGGCACCTTCACCAAATCGCTCTTTCCAGGCTTGCGGATTGGCTACGTCGTTCTGCCGTCCCAGCTCGTCAAGCCGATGACCGTGGCGCGCACGCTGCTGGACGGGCACACGGCGTCAATAGCTCAACTGACGCTGGCGCGGTTCATGGAAGGCGGACATTTCGGGGCACATGTACGCACCATGCGCGGCGTTTATGCCGGACGGCTCGACCTGCTGGTGAGCCTCGTTGGCAAGCATCTTGCGGATTTTGTTGAGCCACGCGTTCCGATTGGCGGCCTGCAAATGCCGTGCGTGCTGACCTGCGACTTACCCGAACGGGCCGCCATCGATGCCGCGCGGCGTGCCGGGATCGAGCTTCTGGGGCTATCGGCGCTCCATGTGACCGGTGACGGCAAGGCGGGATTTCTGATGGGTTTTGCCGCCTACACGCCGGCCGAAATCCAAATCGCGGTCAGGAAACTGGCGAATGCATTTCGGGACGCGATGCAGTCATAG